A region of Lycium barbarum isolate Lr01 chromosome 3, ASM1917538v2, whole genome shotgun sequence DNA encodes the following proteins:
- the LOC132630237 gene encoding transcription initiation factor TFIID subunit 7-like — protein sequence MNSYNTNTPNFDNLLLQSLMNRLQINPPNPPSKQSLEDLLFNTLPFDDDDDDDDNNNDDNSSKSELEKEESRVEKEIIRTILTGKIESLKPNSGQAVSIGEHHICVGFHEDTGSDYRVWEWHGHVMLFDEENGYTPEYIYGNYFERVNTKLMKKKEEEKEEQEIEKDEEEEEEKSGNLGLRELIESGESNNEGRILRRNMNAGAKRV from the exons ATGAATTCGTACAACACCAACACCCCAAACTTCGACAACCTTCTTCTCCAATCCCTAATGAACAGACTCCAAATTAACCCTCCAAATCCACCTTCCAAACAGTCCCTTGAAGATCTCCTTTTCAACACTCTCCCTTTCGACGACGACGACGACGATGACGATAACAACAACGACGACAACTCCTCGAAATCCGAGCTGGAAAAAGAAGAATCTCGTGTCGAAAAAGAAATAATCCGAACAATCCTAACTGGAAAAATTGAGTCCCTTAAACCCAATTCGGGTCAAGCTGTTTCAATTGGTGAACACCATATATGTGTTGGGTTTCATGAGGATACGGGTTCGGATTATCGGGTTTGGGAATGGCATGGTCATGTTATGCTTTTTGATGAGGAAAATGGGTATACGCCTGAGTATATATATGGGAATTACTTTGAAAGAGTTAATACTAAGctcatgaagaagaaagaagaggaaAAGGAAGAACAGGAGATTgaaaaagatgaagaagaagaagaagagaaaagtgGGAATTTGGGGTTGAGAGAGTTGATTGAATCGGGAGAATCGAATAACGAGGGTCGGATACTTAGGAGGAATATGAATGCTGGCGCTAAAAG GGTCTAG
- the LOC132633712 gene encoding uncharacterized protein LOC132633712, with translation MEYLILGESRVEKEINRAILSGKIESLKPNSGLAVSIGDHYICVGFHEDTGSDYRYLILRESRVKKEIIRIILTGEIESLKPNSGQAVSIGEHYICVGFHEDTGLDYRVWEWHGHVMLFDEENGYTPEYIYGNYFEGVNGKLMKKKQEEESEKVRNLGLRELIESGESNTEGRILRRNMNASDTRFISNHPFFVF, from the exons ATGGAGTATCTTATATTAGGAGAATCCAGGGTTGAGAAAGAGATAAACCGGGCAATCCTAAGTGGAAAAATTGAATCCCTTAAACCCAATTCGGGTCTAGCTGTTTCTATTGGTGACCACTACATATGTGTCGGGTTTCATGAGGATACGGGTTCCGATTATCGG TATCTTATATTACGAGAATCCAGGGTCAAGAAGGAGATAATCCGGATAATCTTAACTGGAGAAATTGAATCCCTTAAACCCAATTCGGGCCAAGCTGTTTCTATTGGTGAGCACTACATATGTGTTGGGTTTCATGAGGATACTGGTTTGGATTATCGGGTTTGGGAGTGGCACGGTCATGTAATGCTGTTTGATGAGGAAAATGGGTATACACCTGAGTACATTTATGGGAATTATTTTGAAGGAGTTAATGGTAAGCTTATGAAGAAGAAACAAGAAGAGGAGAGCGAGAAAGTTCGGAATTTGGGGTTAAGAGAGTTGATAGAATCGGGTGAATCGAATACCGAGGGTCGGATTCTTAGGAGAAATATGAATGCTAGCGATACAAGGTTTATATCGAATCACCCTTTTTTCGTCTTTTAA
- the LOC132630266 gene encoding uncharacterized protein LOC132630266, whose amino-acid sequence MAVVGVENKDTWRWFLMILREDLNLGGGSQLTILSDMQKGLIAAAEEILPECEHRMCARHILANWSQNWRGIERRKKFWACARVTFEADFKYKLDGLSRLGRGIVEDLIKYNKERWCKAYFQTFSKCDSVDNNMAKSFNAWILGPRHKTIVSMLEEIIIKVMNRIPKSKTFAESWTDDVSPMAMMAFNVNAERSMQCNIDWNGDEGFEVLEGSYRHTMNLGQQKCSCRSWELKGIPCAHAIAAMNHLNMDASQAISSWYRK is encoded by the exons ATGGCAGTAGTTGGTGTTGAGAACAAGGATACTTGGAGATGGTTCTTGATGATTTTGAGAGAGGATTTGAACTTAGGAGGAGGTTCCCAGCTTACTATTCTCAGTGACATGCAAAAG GGACTTATAGCTGCTGCTGAAGAAATATTACCTGAATGTGAGCACAGGATGTGTGCTAGACATATCTTAGCAAATTGGTCACAAAACTGGAGAGGCATAGAGAGAAGGAAGAAATTTTGGGCTTGTGCTAGAGTAACATTTGAAGCAGATTTTAAGTACAAGCTTGATGGTCTATCTAGGTTGGGTAGAGGTATTGTGGAGGACCTTATCAAGTACAACAAAGAGAGATGGTGCAAAGCATACTTCCAAACTTTCTCCAAATGTGACAGTGTGGATAATAACATGGCAAAAAGTTTCAATGCATGGATCTTGGGACCAAGGCACAAGACTATTGTTTCAATGTTGGAAGAAATCATAATTAAGGTGATGAACAGGATTCCTAAGTCAAAAACATTTGCTGAAAGCTGGACAGATGATGTATCTCCAATGGCAATGATGGCGTTCAATGTCAATGCAGAGAGATCAATGCAATgcaacattgattggaatggtgATGAAGGGTTTGAAGTGCTAGAAGGGTCATATAGGCATACTATGAATTTGGGTCAACAAAAGTGTAGCTGCAGATCATGGGAATTGAAGGGGATCCCATGTGCTCATGCTATTGCAGCTATGAACCATTTGAACATGGATGCATCACAAGCAATTTCAAGCTGGTACAGAAAATAG